The segment TTGTGAACAAGGTGCGTATGCTCGTCAACGGTTCTCAAAATTCGCAGGCGTTTGGCGGACTTGATCTGACCACAGAGTTTGTCGTAAACCGGGAACCAAAGGTCTATCTGCCACTTCTTAGTCATGACAGCACGATCTGGCTGCCGTTTGACATCGCCTCTGATGATGATATTTACGAAACCGCAAACAGAATCATCAGTGCCTACAAATCGCCTACAAGCTACACTGAAGATGAACGTATCACTACGCTGATCCCTGATTCTCTGAACCTTGTAGACGCCCAGCTGGTCAGCGAAACGCTTCAACTCAAGTTCAGTGCTAACATCAGGTCGATGTTCGGCGACCGCAGAGACTATGTGAACACCTTGCTCGAAGGCTTGAGCCTTTCGATGACTAGCATTCCTTATGTGGAACAGATCGAATTCTATGTCGGCACAGAAAGACTTTCCTCGCTCGGTCCGATCAATTTTGAAGTACCGCTCACAAGACCGGATTACTTCAATGTGGATCCCAAGTACGTGATCGAATAAGCTACTTAAAACAAAAACCGTAATTGAGAAGTTGAACTTCTCAATTACGGTTTTATTTATTTTCCGAATCGTGCCGCGACTTCCTCGAGCATAGAACGGATCTCCAGGTCGTAAGGACACTTGGGCTCGCAGGCTCCGCATTTTGTACAGCTTCCCGCCGTGACAGGTAGCGCCATGTATCTGCTTATCGCCCAATCTTTAAGGTCATACCTTGTCAGATAGGCGTCCAGCGAGAACATGCTTGGTATGTCGATTCCCTCAGGACATGGTCCGCAGTATCCGCATCGTCTGCAGAAGTTGTTGCCCATCTTCACTCTGAAACTGTCGATGAACTCTATCTGTTCAGCTGTCAGCGGTCTGATGTCCTTACCTGCTGCGGCATTCTGTATGACCTGCTCCTTGCTTTCCATGCCAGGTATGGTGACTGTGATGTGGTCGTTGTTTAGGATGAACTGAAGCGACAGATTGACATTCTCGATCGCTCCGCCCGCAAGCGGCTTCATGACGAGTATGCCTATTCCAAGTTCGTGAGCTCTTTTGAAAAGGTCGAGTCCCTGGATCTCTACAAAGTTATACGGAAACTGGATGGTTTCCCATAAGCCCGATTCGATGGCTTTGAGCAATACGTCCTTGTTGTGGGCCGTGGCTCCGATGTGTCCGATTTTACCGGCTTTTTTCGCTTCTAAGAGGGCTTCATAGGCTCCGCCTTCTCCTGTGATCATGCTCAGTTGCTCCAGATCTTTGATGAAGTGGCACTGGTAGACATCGATATAGTCGGTTTGAAATGCCTTTAGGCTCTTTTCGATTTCTTCTGCCATGGCCTCTTTTGTTTTTGCTGGTGATTTTGTCGCAAGATAGAACTGATCCCTTCTGCCTATAAGGGCATTGCCCAGCAGCTCTTCAGAGGCGCCGTATCCCCTTGCAGAGTCGATGAAGTTGACGCCTTGTTTGACGCATTCGTCGATGACCTCGTTTGCTATGTCCTGGTTGAAGCGCTGTATGGGAATACCGCCAAGGCCGATGACGCTGACTTCTAGGCCGGTGTTTCCTAGATTTCTTTTTTGCATTTTTTTACCTCCGGTTAGAGAGCGGGTAGACATAAAGCCTACCCCTACAAGGTTTTTTTGTGGGTAGACATAAAGCCTACCCGTACAGGTTTTTTTGTGGGTAGACATAAAGCCTACCAGTACAGGTTTTTAGATTTGCTTAGTTAGCAGGTTGTAAAATTCGGGATTTTCTTTTTTTATGTTCACCGGCTTCATGTCCATGTTGACAAAGGCGTGCGTCGTGCTGCCTTCCACCAACAGGGTTTCCCTGCCGTCGTCTATTCTGATTGCCTGATAGGCAAGTTTGATCCTTACCCCTTTGTGCGATGCTATCGTGGTTCTGATGATGATCTCATCATCGTATTTTGCGGGCTTTTTAAAGTCGCAGTCGCAGCTTGTCAGTGGAAGCATGAATCCTTCTTCTTCAAACCTCTTGTAGGAATATCCCAAATCTCTGAAAAAACTGGCTCTGGCAGCCTCAAAGTACCTGAAGTAGTTACTGTGATAAACTACACCCATTTGATCCGTCTCTCCGTATCTCACGCGAAGTGTCATGTCATGTGTCATTTAGTTACCCTCCCACTTGATAGGATAACAGACAAAACATGGATTGTGAAGTCCGTATGGATAAAGTGACTCCTGGGCAATAAAAAAAGCGACGTGCCTGTTGGCACGTCGCCTTGTATGAGTTGCTTCTTATAATACTCTAGTTCTACCTGAGTAGACAATACCTTTATCAGAGTCAAGTGTGATCAATTGACCGTTCTTAAAGATTTGAGTCGCGTTTTGAGCGCCTACGATTACTGGAATGCCAAGGCTTAAGCCTACGATCGCAGCGTGAGAAGTGTATCCACCCTCTTCAACGATTAACGCGCCAGCTCTGTTGACAGCTTCCATCATGTCTTTGTCAGTAGCGTTTGTGACAAGGATTTGTCCGTCAACAAGGTTTGCAGCTTCAAAAGCTGTCTTAGCCACACAAACTTCAGCAGAAACTACTTTTTTACCGATGCCAAGACCTTTGATTAGGATTTCGCCGACTAGGTGTACTTTCATAAGGTTTGTAGCACCTGCGATACCTACAGGAACGCCAGCAGTGATTACGACCAGGTCGCCTTCAGTGACATATCCAAGTTGTTTGGAAGCGTCTAAAGCACTTTCGAAGATTTCATCTGTCGTACCGTGCTCGCCGATGTTGATCGACTTGATACCCCATACTAGTGCAAGTTTTCTTCTAGTTTCTTCGTTCACGCAAGCTGCGATAATCGGAGCTTGTGGTCTGAATTCAGAAATTTTTCTTGCTGTGAATCCTGTAGCAGTAGCTGTGATGATAGCAGATGCTTCAAGATCTTGAGCTGTAGCTACTGTCGCGTGTGAAACAGCATATGTCACGTCGCAAGCTTTTTTAGAACCACGAGCTCTTAAAAGTTCTCTGTAGTTAAGTGCGTTTTCAGCAGCCTTAGCGATTGTAGCCATCGTTACAACTGACTCGACAGGGTATTTACCAGCAGCTGTCTCACCAGAAAGCATGATCGCGTCTGTACCGTCAAAGATAGCATTCGCTACGTCTGTTGACTCAGCACGAGTAGGTCTTGGGTTTCTGATCATTGAATCAAGCATTTGAGTGGCAGTGATTACCGGTTTTCCAGCTTCGTTACATTTTCTGATCATTGTCTTTTGAGCTAAAGGCACTTGCTCAGTCGGGATCTCAACACCAAGGTCGCCACGAGCTACCATAAGGCCGTCAGATACACGGATGATCTCATCTAGGTTGTCGACACCTTCTTGGTTCTCGATCTTAGAGATGATATGAATACCGAACGCGTCGTTTCTTTCAAGGATTTCTCTGATTGCAAGTACGTCATCCGCTTTTCTGATGAAAGAAGCAGCGATGAAGTCGATTCCGTTTGCGATACCGAACTCGATGTCCGCAGTATCCTTTGCAGTAATCGCAGGCAGGTTGATCTTAACGCCAGGAACGTTGACACCTTTGTTGTTTTTAACAACGCCGGCGTTGTTTACTCTACATTTGATATCTGTCTTTGTAGGCTCTTCGATAACTTCAAGCTCGATAAGACCGTCATCGATAAGAATTTTGTCACCGACAACAACATCGTTTGGTAGCTCTGTGTAAGAAACCATACATTTGTCTTGGTCGCCTAGGTAATCCGCAGTTGTAAGTGTGAAGATTTGACCTTCTTTAAGTTCAACTGCTTCAACACCGAACTTGCCTGTTCTGATTTCCGGACCCTTAGTATCAAGTAAGATCGCCACAGGTTCCCCAAGTTCTTCACGAACTTCTTTGATCATGTTGATACGAGCTAGATGCTCCGCGTGGTCGCCGTGAGAGAAGTTAAGACGGGCAACGTTAAGACCATTCTTAACAAGTTGTGCGAATACTTCTTTGTTTTCACTAGCTGGACCAATCGTACATACGATTTTCGTCTTTTTCATGGTGTAGACCTCCAATAAGTCGTGTATCCTTAAGCATTACTTAAGTGAGTTAGATTGACAGGATATCTGCCAGTTCATACATTTCCTTATCAATCTCTTTTACCATAGATAAGGCTTCGTCTATGTCGAGATCGAATACTTGCGCACCTTTGATGCCCACTACCCGTGATGTGCGGCCTTCGAGTAATGTTTTTACTGCGTGATGTCCGAACCTTGACCCTAAGTTTCTGTCAAATGCTGATGGTGTCCCACCGCGCTGAAGATGTCCCATAATGGTTACGCGTGTGTTTATCCCTACGCGTGATTCGATTTCTTCTGCTATTTCATAAGGCTTTCCAACGCCTTCAGCGAGTAAAATAATATTATGTACCTTGCCTCTACGTTTACCGTTTAAAAGCTTGATGCATATTTCATCAAGGTCGAAACCTATTTCTGGGACAATTACCGACTCGGCGCCTCCAGCAAGTCCCGCGTAGAGCGCGATGTCGCCGCAGTGGCGTCCCATGACCTCCACGATGTTCGCCCGTCCGTGCGCCGAAGTGGTGTCTCTTAGGTTTCCGATTGCCGATACGACAGTATTAAGAGCGGTATCAAACCCGATCGTGTATTCTGTATAAGCCAGGTCATTGTCGATAGTCGCCGGAATTCCGACAGTCTTGATGCCTGCGTGCGATAGCCTTTGAGCTCCTCTGAATGATCCGTCGCCACCGATGACCACCAGGCCGTCGATTTTGTACATCTTGAGCACATCAAGTCCTCTGTTGAATCCTTCATCTGTTTTGAAGTCAAGGCATCTTGCGGTTTGAAGCTTCGTTCCACCTCGGTGGATGATGTCTCCAACCGATGAGACCGTCATATTTTCAATATCCGCATCAAGGAGTCCTTGGTAACCTCGGTGAATTCCACTGACTTCCAGTCCGTTGTAAAGTGCTACTCGAACCACCGCCCTAAGAGCGGCATTCATACCAGGAGCGTCTCCACCACTGGTCAATACACCAATTCTTTTCATACATTCACTCCTATTCGCCGAAATCTTCCCATACTAATTGTAATGAATAAGTTATCAAAAGTAAATTGTAACTTCTCACATTTACCCATGAAAACGTTTGTTATCACTCCATAAGCGCTATTTTTTTAACGCGATCGCATCTTTCCCGTATAATTCTGCCAGTGCTTCCAACAGACTTCTATCAATAGTTACCCCATTTTTAAGCGCAATACGCTTTTTGCTCGACGATTCATAGACGATCAGCTCACCTTTCCCCGGATATCTGCCCACTATTTCTGAAATGGCTTTCTTGTCCTTGGTGTCAAGCACTTCGACTTTGACATAGACCTTTGAAGGAAGCTTCGGTTTATAAAGCAGCTTATAGGTCTCTTCATTTAAAGGATACACTTTTTCCGCGATCATTTTAGGTGCTTCATCCTCTTTTAGGTTGATTGTTCCGAGAACCACGAGGGCCTGGTCTACCTTAAATAAGTTGAAGTACTGGTCGTAATGTCTAGGAAAAACGATAATCTCCAAACTACCATAGAGGTCTTCAAGCGTCACAAAGGCCATGAACTTGTCATTTTTGGTCGCTTTTTCGACTTTTCTGACCACCATTCCGCAGATCATATGCTTTTGACCGTCACGTTTGAAGTCGGGCTGCCCTTCCTCGTCTGTCAGTTCTGCCGTGGATATGGTCTGTAGCGCCTCAACCCACTTTGCGTACGCCTCAAGCGGATGGCCGCTCAAATAGATGCCCAGCATCTCTTTTTCAAAATTGAGCCTGATGTTCAAGTTGAACTCGTCCCTGATTGGAAACACATGGTTGGCTTCTTGGGTTCCTGTTTCATTTAGGCCTTCAAACAGGCTAAGTTGTCCCTCAATATTTCTTCTTCTTTCGCTTAAGATACCGTCTATCAGCTTTTCAAAACCGCCGAGCAGTCTTGCCCTATAGATTCCAAAGCCGTCGCACGCGCCCGCTTTGATCAGGCTTTCAATCGCTTTCTTGTTCAGCTCTTTTGTGTCGATTGCCTCTAAAAAGCCTTGGAAATCTTTAAAATCAGCTTCTTTTCGTTTTTGAATGATGCTTGCGATGATGCCCCTTCCGACATTTTTAACCGCCAGTAGACCAAAACGGATCGCTCCCTTTTCGACAGTGAAGGTCTCATAGGAATACCTCACATCGGGCGGAAGCACTTCTATGCCAAGCACCTTGCATTCGCCGATGTACTGGGCGACCTTGGAATGCGACCCCATGATCGATGTCATCTGGGCCGCCATAAATTCCACAGGATAATGCGCCTTTAAGTAAGCCGTCTGATAGGCGATGATCGCATAACCTGCGGCGTGGGACTTGTTGAAGGCGTATTTTGCAAAATCGATCATGTCGTCGAAGATGACACTTGCAGCCTTTTCAGAGATCCCGTTTCTCATACAGCCGGCAATTTCCACATTGCCCGCCTCGTCCGTCTTGCCGTGGATAAAGAGCTTGCGCTCCTTTTCCATGACATCCATCTTCTTCTTACTCATGGCTCGTCTGACAAGGTCGGATCTGCCGTAGCTGTATCCGGCAAGCTTTCTCACCGTCTCCATGACCTGCTCCTGGTACACAAGGCAGCCGTAAGTCACATCCAGGATGCTCTTTAGGCTGTCGTCCACATAGACGATACGGTCTGGATGGTTCTTGTTTTCGATATACTTTGGAATCGAATCCATCGGACCCGGCCTGTAAAGGGAGATTCCTGCGATGATATCCTCAAAGTGCGTCGGCTTTAGCTCGCGTAAAAACCTTCGCATGCCCGATGATTCAAGCTGAAAGAGTCCTAGCGTATGACCGCTGGCGATCAGCTGGTAAGTTTTTTTATCTTCGACACCAAGGGTGCTGAAATCAAGCACGGTTCCTGTGGTCTCTTCTATCAGTCTTAAGGTGTTACCGATGACAGTAAGCGTCCTAAGTCCTAGAAAGTCCATCTTGAGAAGTCCAAGTTCCTCTAAAAGGTTCATGTTGAACTGGGTGGACATGCTGCTGTCATGCAGGTAAAGCGGTACGTAATGGTCGACGCTTTCCTTTGCGATCACCACACCCGCCGCATGGGTGGACGCATGCCTTGGCATGCCCTCAAGGGCTTTTGCAATATCGATCAGCTGATGGACGTTGTTGTTCTCGTCATACAGCGCCTTAAGCTCCCTGCTCTGTTCGAGTGCGCCATCGATGGTTATACCGATTGAAAAAGGAATCAGTTTTGCGACCCTGTCCACTTCGGCATAACCAAGGCCCAGCACTCTTCCGACATCCCTGATGGCGGCGCGTGCGGCCATGGTACCGAAGGTGATGATCTGGGCGACCCTTTCCTGACCGTACTTGTCGATCACATAATCGATGACTTCCTGCCTTCTGTCATCCTGAAAATCGATATCGAAGTCGGGCATGGTGATCCGCTCCGGATTTAAGAACCTTTCGAAGATCAGTCCGTATTTTATGGGATCGACATCCGTGATTTCAAGGCAGTAGGCCACAAGACTTCCGCCGCCGCTGCCCCTTCCGGGACCGACAAGGATAGACTGCTCCCTCGCATACCTGATAAAGTCCCAGACGATTAGGAAATAGTCCTCGTATCCCATCGTCTTGATCACATCAAGCTCATAGTCAAGTCTTTTTCTTATGTCCTCACTTGCATCCGGATATCTTTTTTTGAGTCCCTTTTCACATAGTTCCAGCAGGTACTCATAGGGCGTCTGCCCGGTACTCACAGGAAAACTCGGCAGATGAAGCGTGTCAAAATCAAACT is part of the Fusibacter sp. A1 genome and harbors:
- a CDS encoding thioesterase family protein, producing the protein MTHDMTLRVRYGETDQMGVVYHSNYFRYFEAARASFFRDLGYSYKRFEEEGFMLPLTSCDCDFKKPAKYDDEIIIRTTIASHKGVRIKLAYQAIRIDDGRETLLVEGSTTHAFVNMDMKPVNIKKENPEFYNLLTKQI
- the pfkA gene encoding 6-phosphofructokinase; its protein translation is MKRIGVLTSGGDAPGMNAALRAVVRVALYNGLEVSGIHRGYQGLLDADIENMTVSSVGDIIHRGGTKLQTARCLDFKTDEGFNRGLDVLKMYKIDGLVVIGGDGSFRGAQRLSHAGIKTVGIPATIDNDLAYTEYTIGFDTALNTVVSAIGNLRDTTSAHGRANIVEVMGRHCGDIALYAGLAGGAESVIVPEIGFDLDEICIKLLNGKRRGKVHNIILLAEGVGKPYEIAEEIESRVGINTRVTIMGHLQRGGTPSAFDRNLGSRFGHHAVKTLLEGRTSRVVGIKGAQVFDLDIDEALSMVKEIDKEMYELADILSI
- a CDS encoding aldo/keto reductase; translation: MQKRNLGNTGLEVSVIGLGGIPIQRFNQDIANEVIDECVKQGVNFIDSARGYGASEELLGNALIGRRDQFYLATKSPAKTKEAMAEEIEKSLKAFQTDYIDVYQCHFIKDLEQLSMITGEGGAYEALLEAKKAGKIGHIGATAHNKDVLLKAIESGLWETIQFPYNFVEIQGLDLFKRAHELGIGILVMKPLAGGAIENVNLSLQFILNNDHITVTIPGMESKEQVIQNAAAGKDIRPLTAEQIEFIDSFRVKMGNNFCRRCGYCGPCPEGIDIPSMFSLDAYLTRYDLKDWAISRYMALPVTAGSCTKCGACEPKCPYDLEIRSMLEEVAARFGK
- a CDS encoding DNA polymerase III subunit alpha gives rise to the protein MSFTHLHLHTEYSLLDGFARIDRLFDEVKRLGMDSVAITDHGVMFGVVDFYKAAKKNGVHPIIGCEVYVAARGMDDKEAGKDKSSSHLILLAENQKGYQNLIKLVSLGYTKGFYYKPRIDKEVLRNHSEGIIALSACLAGEVQQALLYGNMDDAKRLTGEYLDIFGRDHFYLELQDHGMPEQKKVNMGLLKLSKEMDCALVATNDVHYLKKSDATNHDVLLAIQTGKTLAEPDRMRFPSEQFYLKSPEEMKALFHYCPDAIENTQKIAKRCRVEFDFDTLHLPSFPVSTGQTPYEYLLELCEKGLKKRYPDASEDIRKRLDYELDVIKTMGYEDYFLIVWDFIRYAREQSILVGPGRGSGGGSLVAYCLEITDVDPIKYGLIFERFLNPERITMPDFDIDFQDDRRQEVIDYVIDKYGQERVAQIITFGTMAARAAIRDVGRVLGLGYAEVDRVAKLIPFSIGITIDGALEQSRELKALYDENNNVHQLIDIAKALEGMPRHASTHAAGVVIAKESVDHYVPLYLHDSSMSTQFNMNLLEELGLLKMDFLGLRTLTVIGNTLRLIEETTGTVLDFSTLGVEDKKTYQLIASGHTLGLFQLESSGMRRFLRELKPTHFEDIIAGISLYRPGPMDSIPKYIENKNHPDRIVYVDDSLKSILDVTYGCLVYQEQVMETVRKLAGYSYGRSDLVRRAMSKKKMDVMEKERKLFIHGKTDEAGNVEIAGCMRNGISEKAASVIFDDMIDFAKYAFNKSHAAGYAIIAYQTAYLKAHYPVEFMAAQMTSIMGSHSKVAQYIGECKVLGIEVLPPDVRYSYETFTVEKGAIRFGLLAVKNVGRGIIASIIQKRKEADFKDFQGFLEAIDTKELNKKAIESLIKAGACDGFGIYRARLLGGFEKLIDGILSERRRNIEGQLSLFEGLNETGTQEANHVFPIRDEFNLNIRLNFEKEMLGIYLSGHPLEAYAKWVEALQTISTAELTDEEGQPDFKRDGQKHMICGMVVRKVEKATKNDKFMAFVTLEDLYGSLEIIVFPRHYDQYFNLFKVDQALVVLGTINLKEDEAPKMIAEKVYPLNEETYKLLYKPKLPSKVYVKVEVLDTKDKKAISEIVGRYPGKGELIVYESSSKKRIALKNGVTIDRSLLEALAELYGKDAIALKK
- the pyk gene encoding pyruvate kinase; protein product: MKKTKIVCTIGPASENKEVFAQLVKNGLNVARLNFSHGDHAEHLARINMIKEVREELGEPVAILLDTKGPEIRTGKFGVEAVELKEGQIFTLTTADYLGDQDKCMVSYTELPNDVVVGDKILIDDGLIELEVIEEPTKTDIKCRVNNAGVVKNNKGVNVPGVKINLPAITAKDTADIEFGIANGIDFIAASFIRKADDVLAIREILERNDAFGIHIISKIENQEGVDNLDEIIRVSDGLMVARGDLGVEIPTEQVPLAQKTMIRKCNEAGKPVITATQMLDSMIRNPRPTRAESTDVANAIFDGTDAIMLSGETAAGKYPVESVVTMATIAKAAENALNYRELLRARGSKKACDVTYAVSHATVATAQDLEASAIITATATGFTARKISEFRPQAPIIAACVNEETRRKLALVWGIKSINIGEHGTTDEIFESALDASKQLGYVTEGDLVVITAGVPVGIAGATNLMKVHLVGEILIKGLGIGKKVVSAEVCVAKTAFEAANLVDGQILVTNATDKDMMEAVNRAGALIVEEGGYTSHAAIVGLSLGIPVIVGAQNATQIFKNGQLITLDSDKGIVYSGRTRVL